GTTTTTGGAATCGGCGTGCTGCTCTGCATTTTGATTGCGTACCGGTACACAAAACCCATCGGCACCTTGGTGGAGGCCATCCGTTCGATCTCCGAAGGCAGGGTGCCCAGGCTGCCCACGATTCCCCAGGCCGATATCAGCGGCCTGGCCGACTCGCTCGGCGACATGGTCACAAAATTGGAAGCACAAAAGACCATGGAAGAAAAGCTCAAGCGCGCGGAGCAGCAGGCGATACTGGCCCAGCTTGCCTCCGGTATCGCCCATGAAATCCGTAACCCTTTGAATTTCATCAGCCTTTCCGTTGATCACCTGGCCACCCTAAAATACATGGGGGCAACTGATGAGGCCGGCGGGCCGGTAGATTTGATCAGAAAAACAAAAGCCGAGATCCGGAGAGTGAACCAGATGGTGACGAATTTCCTTGACCTGGGCCGGGAGCTTGTTCTTTATCCCATCCGCCTGAGGGCCGACCTTCCGGTGGAGGAGGCTTTGGGTCTGAACCACCACCTGATCAGGGACCGCGGCATTGCAATTGAAAGGGATTATTGCGATCCGGTCCCGGCTGTCGAAATCGATATCGACAGGATGAAATCGTGTTTTCAGAACCTGATTGCCAATGCGGCCGACGCGATGCCCAGCGGCGGTATGCTGCGGATATCCATCAGGGAAAACGCTGAGTTTGTAGAGCTAACATTCGAAGACACCGGGGGAGGAATCCAGCCGGATGATCTCCCTAAAATCTGCGAACCGTATTTTACGACCAAAAAAACGGGGACAGGACTCGGTCTGGCCATCTCAAAACGGGTTATAGAGGCCCACGGCGGCAGCATCAGCATTGCCAGTACGCCCGGGCGGGGAACGTGTATCAGGGTTGCAGTTCCCCATGCCGGCAGGAGACAGTGATGGAAAAGTGGAAAATACTGATTGTAGACGATGAGGCCTACCAGCGGGATATTCTCAGGGTTATCATGGAAAACGAGGGGTTTGCGGTGGAATGTGCCGAGAACGGGGAGCGGGCCATCGAAATGTGCCATAGATTTTCGCCGGACGTGGTGCTTTGCGATTATAAGCTTCCCGACATGGAAGGAACCCAGGTAATGGAACGGCTGGTAACCTCCGACCGTCACAAGCACGAGTTCATCATATTCACGGCGCATGGAACCATCGAGTCCGCTGTTAAAGCCATCAAAAGGGGTGCCTTCGATTACCTCACAAAACCGGTCGAACGCGAAAAACTTATTCTTACAACCAACAGGGCCTGCGAACGCCTTGCGCTTGTCAGGGAAAACATACAGCTTAAAAAACAACTGGCACGGCCGTTTGCAATCGAGGGTGTTATCGGAAAACACCCGAGCATATTGAAGGTCCTGGATTTCATCAAAACCGTCGGTCCGCTGAACGTAACGGTACTGATTACCGGTGAAACCGGGACGGGCAAGGACCTGATCGCGCGAGCGATCCATTCCGCCAGTCCCAGAAAAAACAAAATCTTTCAAGCAGTTAACTGTGCTTCCATGCCGGAAAGCCTGCTCGAAAGCGAGTTGTTCGGATATGAAAAAGGTGCTTTTACCGGCGCGTATTCCCAAAAGCAAGGCCTGATCGAGAGTTCCAACGGCGGAACTTTGTTTTTGGATGAAGTCGGGGAGCTGCCCGTCGGTCCCCAGGCCAAACTCCTGAGGTTTTTGGAGGAAAAAAAGGTAAGGCGGGTCGGGGGCAAGGAAGAGATTGCCATTGACGTCCGCCTGATCGCCGCCACCAACAAAAAGCTGAGCGACGAGATTAAAAAAGGGAATTTCAGGGAAGACCTGTTTTACCGGTTCAGAGGGTTTGTGATTGAATTGCCCCCGTTACGGGAGCGGTCCTCGGACCTGTACCTTTTGGCGGAATCCTTTATTGAAAAATACAACCTTGTTTTCAACCGGGCGGTCCGGGGAATCGGCAACGAAGCCCTGAGGGTGCTGATGGACTACCCGTGGCCGGGCAACGTGCGCCAGCTCGACTCGGTCATCGAAAAAGCGGTGCTGCTTGCACGCGGCGATATCATAGAACTCGCCGACCTCGACCTGCCGGCGCAGCCAAGCAGTCCTGCCGGCCCCGCCTTCAATTTTGGAATACCCCCGAACGGTGTTTCACTTGAAGAGATTGAACGCCAGGTTATCTTCAAGGCCATGGAAAAATCGGGCGGCTGCATCGCCAGGGCTGCAAAGCTTTTGGGAACAACTTACCGGACCGTTGAGTATCGCGTAAAAAAATACGCTATTCCCCGGGCAAGATAACCAAATTGTAAAAAAGATCAACCAAAACGTTGACTTCCCCCCTTGGAACCACTGCGACCCATAAGCAGGCCTTGACACCCTCAAACCTATAACCTCTTAAAATTACGTTTATTATTATTCGCGCCGGTTTTATTTTTCCCCGCCGACCCGCTTTGGCATCAGTTTCGCAGAGAATTTGTAAAATGCAAAAATTTTGCAGATCACTCATACATGAAAGGAGGTGAATACAGATGAAAAAGCTAGCGATTCTGATGTCAGTCCTGATGCTGATTACGCTGACAGCCGGCATTTCAATGGCCAAGGAGAAAAAGGCCCCTGCTCCTGCCAAGCTGGAGTCCCTGAGCGGTGAAGTCGTTAAGGTGGATGCCGCGAAAGGAGAGATCGTAATCAAGGCCGATGGTAAAGACCAAACCCTGAAGGCCGAGCCCAAACTGCTCGAAGGAATAGCCGCCGGTCAAAAGGTCAGCATCGAAAAATCCGAGACTACGTTGAAGTCGATCAAAAAGGTCGAAGCTCCTGCTGCTCCTGCTGCTGCTCCTGCTAAAAAGTAAGCTTGTGCTTCGCGAATTTCAGCGCCGAAGAACTGGAAAAAAACCCCTTCACCACCCGTGGAGGGGTTTTTTCTGTTCTGGCGTCTACGAAGTAAAAAATCGGGCGGCCATGGCAACAAAATTTTCAAATTGTAAAATAAACCGACATCTTTTGGCCCGAATGCAATCGGTTATTGCTTTTAAAAAACCATCAGCGGTTTTCGCCGCAAAAATACCGATTTAAAATAGCTCGCGTTTACAAAGGGTTATAAATAGGGCCGGGGGGGGGGCCTAAACTCCTGCTCAGGCATATTCAGCCTGGCATAACTATTGCTATTATAATTACACCCCACGCGCCAAAAGCGGGGTAAATACGGCATTTATCTATGTCTATATCAAATCTATAATAGGAGGTTCACCGATGTCTAACAAGGTTCTATCTTTTTTAGATGAAAATTTGGAAAACACCCTTGTTTTCCCCATGTATTTCATCATGATGGCCCTCATGGCTATCGGAGTGATCCAGCGGTTTTTCTTCAAGTTCGCCTGGCACTGGAGCACCTACGTCTGTATCGCCCTTTTTTGCTGGTTTTCCTGGTTGGGCTGCGCCTGGAACGTCAAGGAACGGGCGCATCTTAGACTGTCCTCTTTTCGGGCAAAACTGCCCCGCAAGATTCAGTTTGTCCTTTTAATGTCCGATTACGCCCTCTGGATCGCTTTCGCCGTCATCGCCTCTTATTTTTCCATCATCCAGATTTTTAAACTGGCTTCAGTCGGTGCGGTAGTTTACGGAACGGAGAGCCTGCCCAAATGGATCGTGCCGCTGTGCATTCCCGTATCCTTTACGGTGCTGGTTTTCAGAGTCATTCAGAATATCATCGTCGATGTCCGCGACTTTCGAAGCGGCCAACCGTTGAAACTCAACCCTACGGCTACGGTTGACCAGGCCTAGCCGGACGGGGATCAAACTTTAGGAGGAATTATGTTGGGAATTCCACAAGATATTGCCATCTGGATCATTACGGTTTTCACCGGGAGCTTGTTTGTCCTGGGGATGCCCATTTTTCTGTGCGTGGCCTTCTGGGCTACCTTGGCATCGGTTGCCGTGGGGTTTACCATTCAAAATATCGGCATTACATCCTATCAGGGGATCGAAAGCTATGCGCTGCTGGCCATGCCGCTTTTTATTTTGACCGGGGATTTGATCGGAGCGGGCGGGATCGCCAAAAAGCTTTCCGTCATGGCGCGGCGTTTCCTGGCGCCGCTGCGCGGCGGGCTGTCTCTGGCCACCATTGCCACCTGCAGCACCTTTGCGGCCATTTCCGGCTCCAATTCCGCCACCGTGGCGACCATCGGGCGAATCATGATCCCGGAAATGAAGAATCAGGGCTACCATCCTGAATTTGCCGCCACTACCTGTGCGGCCGGCGGGATCGTGGGGATTTTGATTCCGCCCAGCATCCTGATGATCGTCTACGGTTTTACCGTCAACGTCAGCGTGCTGGACCTGTTTAAGGCCGGCGTGCTGCCGGGCCTGGTCGTGAGCCTGGGTCTGGCCGGAGGGGCCTATTACAGTTCCGCCAAGCATGACTTCGGCCGGCCCGAGCCGTTCGTTCTTACGGCCGCTTTGAAGTCGATCTGGGACGCCAAGCTGGGGCTTTTTGCGGTGGCGCTGATTCTGTTCATCGTCTACGGCGGCATCTCCTCCCCCACGGAAGCATCCGGAATTACGGCGGCCTACTGCCTGATCGCCGGCAGCCTGTTGACCCGCCAAATCAAGCTCGGGGACATCCCCAAAATATTTCTGTCCAGCGGGCGGATCAACGGCCTGCTGGCACCGGTGGTTTCGGTCTCCATCGTCTTGCAGCAGGTCTTTTCGATTCTTAATGTGCGCGAAATCGTCCAGCACTTTGTCCTTTCCTTCGGCAGCTATTGGTTGATCCTGGGAGCGATGATGTTTTCCCTGGTGATTGCCGGATCGATCATGGAATCGATCTCGATCACCATTATCCTGGCCCCGATTCTGGCCCCGATCGCCGAATCGATCGGCATTAACCCGGTGCACTTCGCCCTGATCTTTATCGTGGGGCTGTCCCTTGGCTTTGTGACGCCGCCCTTCGGTCTGGACCTGTTCGTGGCTTCGGGCATCACCGGGATCCCTTACGACAAACTGATCAAGTGGTTGCCGCCTTACCTGATAGGGATCTGTCTGGCCTGGCTGGTGGTAGCCATGGTACCCTGGCTGAGCCTCGTGTTTGTCTGAGGTTGTGAACCGGTAAAATGAGGCTGCTTTCCCTTAAAAAGGAGCAAAGAGGCTCGGGTGGATAGTAAAAAAAGGAGGGTTTGTCATTGGAAAAAACAAGCTTCTTAAATGAGATTTGGAACGAACTTCGTGACCTTTACCATTTTCTTTTCGTTCGGGATATGCCCCAGTGGGTGGCCGGCATCGGTCTGGGCGTTCTGGCGATCCTGATATTTCTGTGGCGTTATCCCTGGGGAATTTCGTCGGGATATAGAAACTGGGGCGAGCAGCTTTATTACTATTTCGGTTTAGGAAATTGGGCGGGATTGAATGAGGCTCCCTTTCCTCCCTGGATGCATCCTGTCTCCATTATGAATCTTGGCATGATTTTCGGGAGCATGGGCGCCTCCATGATGAAAAAGCAATTTGCGGTTGTGCGCGTACCAAACCGCGAGTATGTTAAGGGGTTTATCGGCGGGGCCCTGATGGCTGTCGGATCGCCTTTTGCCGGGGGGTGTATTGAAGGCGCATTTTACACTGCGGTGGGGGTATTTTCACTGGGGGGTTTCGTGAATATGATCGGTCTGTCATTAGGTGCGATTGTGGGCGTCAAATACCTGATCTGGGAAATGTTCAACTGGCCGGTAAAAATGCTGGATAAATCGGCCGAACCCCCAAAGCCTCCACTGATCAACTGGAAAAAAGTGTACCCCTACATCGGTGCCGGCATTTATATTTTCTTTTGTCTGTCCTTTTATATTTACGATTATTTCGATAACACCGTGCTCGGCGGCATGGCCTTTTTCGGGCTCTGGATCGGCTATTTCATGCAGCGCGCCCGTTTCTGCCTGGCGCGCACCATTCGCAATCCATTCATGACCGGCGATTACGAAATGGTCAAGGCGGTTATTTTGAGCCTGATCATTTACAGCGCCGGTTCGGCCGTGATCAAGTATGGTTTTTTTCAACCCGACACTCATGGTATTGACCATCCTTTCTGGGTGGGGAGCCTGGTCGGCGGCTTTATTTTCGGCCTCGGCATGGTAATCGCCGGTGCCTGCGCCAGCTCCGGCCTGTGGCGGGCCGGTGAAGGCAACACCAAAATCTGGATGGCCATTGTAGGCTTTATTACAGTGGATCCGGTGGTTGAATATGCCGTAAAAAGTACCGCCCTGGGGACGTTTTTGGGCAAGGGTATCTATATACCCAATGTGCTGAGCTGGACCTGGACCCTGATTTTTTATTTGGCTTTTTTTCTTGGCTGGTACTTGCTGGCTGTTTATAATGCCAAGACCGAAAAATTCGTTATTTCATTTTAAAAGGGTGCACCCCTAAGAACCGAGACCTTTGAGCGCAAGAATCCTCGCCCTTCGGTGCAGGTTTTCTTGTAAGGTTTTAAGGCCGCAAAAAAGGATCAGCACTGCTTGAAAAGGGTGACACAATGAAGACCGTCTTATTCCTATTTTTTTCCCTCCGGCCGCGCCAATGGATTAAAAACGGCTTCATATTGCTTCCTTTGATTTTCGCGCAACAATTGTTCGACCCTGTCCGGCTTTTAACAAGCATCCAGGCCGTGGCGGTGTTTTGCGGCCTTACGGGCGCCGTCTATCTTTTCAATGACTATCTCGACCGCGAGGAAGACCGCCACCATCCCGTTAAGCGCCATCGGCCCCTTGCGGCCGGCCTGATCTCCCCCCGGCTCGTGCTGGCCTCGGCGGCCGGTCTGCTGCTGTTTGCCCTGCTGTGGGGGTTCTATGTCGGCCGGGGCTTTTTTTTCATTCTCCTGATCTACCTTGGCATCCAGTTGCTATACAATCTGCGTCTAAGGGATGTGGTCATCCTGGATGTCTTCTGCGTGGCCTGCGGATTCTTCCTGCGCGTGATCGCCGGTGCCGTGGTCATCGGTGTGCCCCTGTCCAGGTGGATCATTATTTGCACGATCCTCATCGCCATGTTCCTGGTCCTGTCGAAGCGCAGGCATGAACTCATCACCTTGGGAAAGGTGGAGGCAGGCAAACACCGCCAAGTCCTCTCCCATTACAGCGCCCACCTTCTGGATCAGATGATAGGAATAACCACCGGCGGCGTCCTCTTGAGCTACCTTTTGTACTGTACATCCCCTGAAACCGTAAAAAAGTTTCGCACCGAACATTTGATTTATACGTTTCCCTTTGTTCTTTACGGTATCTTCCGCTATCTGTATTTGATTTATCAGAAACAGGAAGGGGGCTCTCCCGAGAAAATTATCCTGTCCGACCATCCCCTGCTCGCCAGCGTCCTCCTGTGGCTCATTTCCTGCGTGCTGATTCTCTACGGGGTGCTTTAGTTGGAAAAATAACAATAAAACAAAGGAATATAAACATGGCTCGATCGGTGGTTTCAGCCCTTCGAACAAAACCAGAAACGGTTCTGGCAGACATCTCAAGACTTATGGAACTTGCAGGGGTCAAATCGGCCCTGGACCTGGACGTTGCCACGATTCTGAAGGACAACATCTCCTGGCATTTTCCTTTTCTCTCGGCCAATACGACCCCCTGGCAACTGGAAGGGACCATCCAGGGACTGCAAGCGGCGGGTTTCAAGGATCTCGTGGCCGTTCATAACAACACTGTGGTCACGGATCCCTTCAAGGGGGGGCGACTGAACAAATTGGAGCCCGTCTATCAGCGTTACAGTATACCGGAGAAGTACAATTTTCTGCCCCAGGACATGACCTGGGAGGTCTATCGACCCAAGGGCCGCATGCGAGTACTTCACCGCATCTATCCCGAAGGAATCCGTATTCCGACCTTTTTTATAGGAAAGAATATCGTGCACCTGCCGACCGTAAAGTGCCACATCTACACGACGACCACCGGCTCCATGAAGA
This region of Candidatus Desulfatibia profunda genomic DNA includes:
- a CDS encoding sigma-54-dependent Fis family transcriptional regulator; this translates as MEKWKILIVDDEAYQRDILRVIMENEGFAVECAENGERAIEMCHRFSPDVVLCDYKLPDMEGTQVMERLVTSDRHKHEFIIFTAHGTIESAVKAIKRGAFDYLTKPVEREKLILTTNRACERLALVRENIQLKKQLARPFAIEGVIGKHPSILKVLDFIKTVGPLNVTVLITGETGTGKDLIARAIHSASPRKNKIFQAVNCASMPESLLESELFGYEKGAFTGAYSQKQGLIESSNGGTLFLDEVGELPVGPQAKLLRFLEEKKVRRVGGKEEIAIDVRLIAATNKKLSDEIKKGNFREDLFYRFRGFVIELPPLRERSSDLYLLAESFIEKYNLVFNRAVRGIGNEALRVLMDYPWPGNVRQLDSVIEKAVLLARGDIIELADLDLPAQPSSPAGPAFNFGIPPNGVSLEEIERQVIFKAMEKSGGCIARAAKLLGTTYRTVEYRVKKYAIPRAR
- a CDS encoding TRAP transporter large permease, translating into MLGIPQDIAIWIITVFTGSLFVLGMPIFLCVAFWATLASVAVGFTIQNIGITSYQGIESYALLAMPLFILTGDLIGAGGIAKKLSVMARRFLAPLRGGLSLATIATCSTFAAISGSNSATVATIGRIMIPEMKNQGYHPEFAATTCAAGGIVGILIPPSILMIVYGFTVNVSVLDLFKAGVLPGLVVSLGLAGGAYYSSAKHDFGRPEPFVLTAALKSIWDAKLGLFAVALILFIVYGGISSPTEASGITAAYCLIAGSLLTRQIKLGDIPKIFLSSGRINGLLAPVVSVSIVLQQVFSILNVREIVQHFVLSFGSYWLILGAMMFSLVIAGSIMESISITIILAPILAPIAESIGINPVHFALIFIVGLSLGFVTPPFGLDLFVASGITGIPYDKLIKWLPPYLIGICLAWLVVAMVPWLSLVFV
- a CDS encoding YeeE/YedE family protein; the encoded protein is MEKTSFLNEIWNELRDLYHFLFVRDMPQWVAGIGLGVLAILIFLWRYPWGISSGYRNWGEQLYYYFGLGNWAGLNEAPFPPWMHPVSIMNLGMIFGSMGASMMKKQFAVVRVPNREYVKGFIGGALMAVGSPFAGGCIEGAFYTAVGVFSLGGFVNMIGLSLGAIVGVKYLIWEMFNWPVKMLDKSAEPPKPPLINWKKVYPYIGAGIYIFFCLSFYIYDYFDNTVLGGMAFFGLWIGYFMQRARFCLARTIRNPFMTGDYEMVKAVILSLIIYSAGSAVIKYGFFQPDTHGIDHPFWVGSLVGGFIFGLGMVIAGACASSGLWRAGEGNTKIWMAIVGFITVDPVVEYAVKSTALGTFLGKGIYIPNVLSWTWTLIFYLAFFLGWYLLAVYNAKTEKFVISF
- a CDS encoding TRAP transporter small permease subunit encodes the protein MSNKVLSFLDENLENTLVFPMYFIMMALMAIGVIQRFFFKFAWHWSTYVCIALFCWFSWLGCAWNVKERAHLRLSSFRAKLPRKIQFVLLMSDYALWIAFAVIASYFSIIQIFKLASVGAVVYGTESLPKWIVPLCIPVSFTVLVFRVIQNIIVDVRDFRSGQPLKLNPTATVDQA
- a CDS encoding decaprenyl-phosphate phosphoribosyltransferase; this translates as MKTVLFLFFSLRPRQWIKNGFILLPLIFAQQLFDPVRLLTSIQAVAVFCGLTGAVYLFNDYLDREEDRHHPVKRHRPLAAGLISPRLVLASAAGLLLFALLWGFYVGRGFFFILLIYLGIQLLYNLRLRDVVILDVFCVACGFFLRVIAGAVVIGVPLSRWIIICTILIAMFLVLSKRRHELITLGKVEAGKHRQVLSHYSAHLLDQMIGITTGGVLLSYLLYCTSPETVKKFRTEHLIYTFPFVLYGIFRYLYLIYQKQEGGSPEKIILSDHPLLASVLLWLISCVLILYGVL